The Deltaproteobacteria bacterium genome window below encodes:
- the rpsC gene encoding 30S ribosomal protein S3: protein MGQKTHPVGFRIGIVKTWNSKWFEHQRYRQWLHEDLRLRRVLKQKLNSASISEITIERAANKVKINIFSARPGIIIGKRGAGVEQLKKDVQKLTESEVFINIQEVRKAEVNAQLVAENIAQQLERRIAFRRALKRAVQTAMKFGAKGIRVNAAGRLGGAEMCRREWYREGRIPLHTLRADIDYGFTEARTTAGSIGVKCWIFKGEVYDHRQGGGGQQERFPHPQRG from the coding sequence ATGGGCCAGAAGACACATCCAGTCGGCTTCCGCATCGGGATCGTCAAGACCTGGAACAGCAAGTGGTTCGAGCACCAGCGCTATCGGCAGTGGCTGCACGAGGACCTGCGCCTGCGTCGCGTCCTCAAGCAGAAGCTCAACAGCGCCAGCATCTCCGAGATCACCATCGAGCGCGCCGCCAACAAGGTGAAGATCAACATCTTCTCCGCGCGTCCGGGCATCATCATCGGCAAGCGCGGCGCGGGCGTCGAGCAGCTCAAGAAGGACGTCCAGAAGCTGACCGAGTCCGAGGTGTTCATCAACATCCAGGAGGTCCGCAAGGCCGAGGTCAACGCGCAGCTGGTGGCGGAGAACATCGCCCAGCAGCTCGAGCGACGCATCGCCTTCCGCCGCGCGCTCAAGCGTGCCGTGCAGACCGCGATGAAGTTCGGCGCGAAGGGCATCCGCGTGAACGCGGCCGGTCGCCTGGGCGGCGCCGAGATGTGCCGCCGCGAGTGGTACCGCGAGGGTCGCATTCCGTTGCACACCCTGCGCGCCGACATCGACTACGGCTTCACCGAGGCCCGCACCACCGCCGGCTCGATCGGCGTGAAGTGCTGGATCTTCAAGGGTGAGGTCTATGACCACCGACAGGGCGGCGGCGGTCAGCAAGAACGCTTCCCGCACCCGCAGCGAGGATGA
- the rplV gene encoding 50S ribosomal protein L22, with protein sequence MSTARLSHVRIAPRKLRVLAKMLRGMPVTRAINSLRFMNKSGSREFFKLLVSAVANAEDRGQGDVDVLVVKTVLVDQGPVLKRWRPRAMGRANRINKKTSHVFVELAEGAAG encoded by the coding sequence ATGTCGACCGCACGCCTCTCCCACGTTCGCATCGCGCCCCGCAAGCTGCGGGTCCTGGCCAAGATGTTGCGCGGCATGCCCGTGACGCGGGCCATCAACTCGCTGCGCTTCATGAACAAGTCGGGCTCGCGCGAGTTCTTCAAGCTGCTCGTGTCCGCCGTCGCCAACGCCGAGGACCGGGGCCAGGGCGACGTCGACGTGCTGGTCGTGAAGACGGTGCTCGTCGACCAAGGGCCGGTGCTCAAGCGCTGGCGTCCGCGCGCGATGGGCCGCGCCAACCGCATCAACAAGAAGACCAGCCACGTGTTCGTGGAGCTGGCCGAGGGCGCGGCGGGCTGA
- the rpsS gene encoding 30S ribosomal protein S19: protein MPRSVRKGPFCDDHLIVKVDATAGDKQRRAIKTWSRRSTILPTFVGANLMVHNGNKFIPVYVTENMVGHKLGEFAPTRTFRGHAADRKAKK from the coding sequence ATGCCACGCTCCGTACGCAAGGGCCCGTTCTGCGACGACCACCTGATCGTGAAGGTGGATGCCACCGCCGGCGACAAGCAGCGCCGCGCGATCAAGACCTGGTCGCGCCGCTCGACCATCCTGCCGACCTTCGTCGGCGCCAACCTCATGGTCCACAACGGCAACAAGTTCATTCCGGTCTACGTGACCGAGAACATGGTCGGCCACAAGCTCGGCGAGTTCGCGCCCACGCGTACCTTCCGTGGTCACGCCGCCGACCGCAAGGCGAAGAAGTGA
- the rplB gene encoding 50S ribosomal protein L2 yields the protein MAIKKYKPTSPGRRTMTVSDKADVTAEKPHKQLTGFRHRSQGHNNAGRITSRFRGGGHKRLYRSIDFKRDKFGVPGKVATIEYDPNRSARIALVHYADGEKRYILAPAGLGVGQTVIASAKADITPGNTLPLRAMPSGTEIHNVELKIGRGAQLVRAAGGVARLMARDGDWALVRLPSGELRRVHADCRATIGTLSNSEHTNISLGKAGRTRWLGRRPHNRGVAMNPVDHPMGGGEGRTSGGGHPRSPWGKQTKGLRTRNNKRTDVYRVSRRAK from the coding sequence ATGGCCATCAAGAAGTACAAGCCGACCTCCCCCGGCCGTCGAACGATGACGGTCAGCGACAAGGCCGACGTCACCGCCGAGAAGCCGCACAAGCAGCTCACCGGCTTTCGTCACCGCTCGCAGGGCCACAACAACGCCGGTCGCATCACCTCGCGCTTCCGCGGCGGTGGTCACAAGCGCCTGTATCGCTCGATCGACTTCAAGCGCGACAAGTTCGGCGTGCCCGGCAAGGTCGCGACCATCGAGTACGATCCGAACCGCTCGGCCCGCATCGCGCTGGTGCACTACGCCGACGGCGAGAAGCGCTACATCTTGGCGCCCGCCGGACTCGGCGTGGGCCAGACGGTGATCGCTTCGGCCAAGGCCGACATCACGCCGGGCAACACGTTGCCGCTGCGCGCGATGCCGTCGGGCACCGAGATCCACAACGTCGAGCTCAAGATCGGCCGTGGCGCCCAGCTGGTCCGGGCCGCCGGCGGCGTTGCCCGCCTGATGGCGCGTGACGGTGACTGGGCGCTGGTTCGCCTGCCCTCGGGCGAGCTCCGCCGCGTGCACGCCGACTGCCGCGCCACCATCGGCACGCTGTCGAACTCCGAGCACACCAACATCAGCCTCGGTAAGGCCGGACGAACCCGCTGGCTCGGCCGTCGCCCCCACAACCGCGGCGTCGCGATGAACCCGGTCGACCACCCGATGGGCGGTGGCGAAGGCCGTACCTCCGGCGGCGGTCACCCGCGCTCGCCGTGGGGCAAGCAGACCAAGGGCCTGCGAACCCGCAACAACAAGCGCACCGACGTCTACCGCGTCTCCCGTCGCGCGAAGTAA
- the rplW gene encoding 50S ribosomal protein L23 — protein MTPHQVIVRPIVTEKSNDLVSANNQYVFEVHKDSNKIEIRSAVEMVFGVRVVGVRTQVVRSDLRRVGRYYGRKPSWKKAIVTLHSEDSIDLYGEEG, from the coding sequence ATCACACCGCATCAAGTCATCGTGCGGCCGATTGTGACCGAGAAGAGCAACGACCTCGTCTCGGCCAACAACCAGTACGTGTTCGAGGTCCACAAGGACTCCAACAAGATCGAGATCCGCTCCGCGGTCGAGATGGTGTTCGGCGTCCGCGTGGTCGGGGTGCGCACGCAGGTGGTCCGCTCGGACCTCCGCCGCGTGGGCCGCTACTACGGCCGCAAGCCGTCGTGGAAGAAGGCCATCGTGACCCTGCACAGCGAGGACTCGATCGACCTCTACGGCGAGGAGGGCTGA
- the rplD gene encoding 50S ribosomal protein L4: protein MAKLSVIDLQGNATGSIELDDGVFAAPVKEHLLWEAVRSLRAAKRRGTAKVKGRSEVNLTKDKYIKQKGSGGARHGNKRTNLYPKGGRVHGPVPHLYILHVNKRAMAGALRSALSLRAQAGDLLVVKAFAGDAPKTKLLAQGLLAIKAPRALLVDTGDNEWLRRTSKNLAQANFLDVRGLNVYDILKYPKLVIAEGAIRALEERLKKTVPKRAAAGAA from the coding sequence ATGGCGAAGCTTTCCGTCATCGATCTGCAGGGCAACGCCACCGGCTCCATCGAGCTGGACGACGGCGTGTTCGCGGCGCCGGTCAAGGAGCACCTGCTGTGGGAGGCCGTCCGGTCGCTGCGCGCTGCGAAGCGCCGCGGCACCGCGAAGGTCAAGGGCCGCAGCGAGGTCAACCTGACCAAGGACAAGTACATCAAGCAGAAGGGCTCGGGCGGCGCGCGTCACGGTAACAAGCGCACCAACCTGTACCCCAAGGGCGGTCGCGTGCACGGCCCCGTGCCGCACCTCTACATCCTGCACGTCAACAAGCGTGCGATGGCCGGCGCGCTGCGCTCGGCGCTGTCGCTGCGGGCGCAGGCGGGTGATCTGCTGGTGGTCAAGGCGTTCGCCGGCGATGCGCCCAAGACCAAGCTGCTGGCCCAGGGCCTGCTGGCGATCAAGGCCCCGCGTGCGCTGCTGGTCGACACCGGCGACAACGAGTGGCTGCGCCGCACCTCGAAGAACCTCGCGCAGGCGAACTTCCTCGATGTCCGCGGGCTCAACGTCTACGACATCCTGAAGTACCCCAAGCTCGTGATCGCCGAAGGGGCCATCCGCGCGCTCGAGGAACGACTCAAGAAGACGGTGCCCAAGCGCGCCGCGGCAGGTGCAGCGTGA
- the rpsJ gene encoding 30S ribosomal protein S10: MENLKIRIRLKAYDHKLLDQSAREIADTARRTGATVAGPIPLPTKINKYTVLRGPFIDKKSREQFEIRTHKRLLDILEPNKQTLDALMKLDLSAGVDVEIKT, encoded by the coding sequence ATGGAGAACCTCAAGATCCGGATTCGGCTCAAGGCCTACGACCACAAGCTGCTCGATCAGTCGGCGCGTGAAATCGCCGACACCGCGCGGCGTACGGGTGCGACCGTGGCCGGTCCGATTCCGCTGCCGACCAAGATCAACAAGTACACGGTGCTCCGCGGGCCGTTCATCGACAAGAAGTCGCGCGAACAGTTCGAGATCCGCACCCACAAGCGGCTGCTCGACATCCTCGAACCCAACAAGCAGACGCTCGACGCGTTGATGAAGCTCGATCTCTCGGCCGGCGTGGACGTCGAGATCAAGACCTGA
- the tuf gene encoding elongation factor Tu, producing MAKEKFVRDKPHVNIGTIGHVDHGKTTLTAAITKVLSSRGWAAAIPFDQIDKAPEERARGITISTAHVEYNSEKRHYAHVDCPGHADYIKNMITGAAQMDGAILVVAATDGAMPQTREHVLLGRQVGIPKIVVFLNKCDMVDDDEMIELVEVELRDLLSKYEFDGDNAPIVRGSALKALNAPNWEHPDAKCIFDLMEACDAWIPEPVRELDKPFLMPVEDVFTISGRGTVVTGRIERGVVKVGEEVEIVGIKDTVTTTITGVEMFRKLLDQGQAGDNVGLLLRGVKREDVERGQVLCKPKSITPHTRFMAQVYVLKKEEGGRHTPFFKGYRPQFYFRTTDVTGNIHLPENVEMVMPGDNIELEVELICTIACEEGVKFAIREGGKTVGAGVVTKIIT from the coding sequence ATGGCGAAGGAAAAGTTCGTCCGCGACAAGCCCCACGTGAACATCGGCACCATCGGCCACGTGGACCACGGCAAGACCACGCTGACCGCGGCGATCACGAAGGTGTTGTCGTCGCGCGGTTGGGCCGCTGCCATCCCGTTCGACCAGATCGACAAGGCCCCCGAGGAGCGCGCGCGCGGCATCACCATCTCGACCGCGCACGTCGAGTACAACTCGGAGAAGCGCCACTACGCGCACGTCGACTGCCCCGGCCACGCCGACTACATCAAGAACATGATCACCGGTGCGGCGCAGATGGACGGCGCGATCCTCGTGGTCGCGGCGACCGACGGCGCGATGCCCCAGACTCGCGAGCACGTGCTGCTCGGTCGTCAGGTCGGCATCCCGAAGATCGTGGTCTTCCTCAACAAGTGCGACATGGTCGACGACGACGAGATGATCGAGCTCGTCGAGGTCGAGCTGCGCGACCTGCTGAGCAAGTACGAGTTCGACGGCGACAACGCCCCGATCGTGCGTGGCTCGGCGCTCAAGGCCCTGAACGCTCCCAACTGGGAGCACCCGGACGCCAAGTGCATCTTCGACCTCATGGAGGCGTGCGATGCCTGGATCCCGGAGCCGGTCCGCGAGCTGGACAAGCCGTTCCTGATGCCGGTCGAGGACGTGTTCACGATCTCGGGTCGTGGCACGGTCGTGACCGGTCGCATCGAGCGCGGCGTGGTCAAGGTCGGCGAGGAAGTCGAGATCGTCGGCATCAAGGACACCGTCACGACCACCATCACGGGCGTCGAGATGTTCCGCAAGCTGCTCGACCAGGGCCAGGCCGGTGACAACGTCGGTCTGCTCCTTCGCGGTGTGAAGCGCGAGGACGTCGAGCGCGGCCAGGTGCTGTGCAAGCCGAAGTCGATCACGCCGCACACGCGCTTCATGGCGCAGGTGTACGTGCTGAAGAAGGAAGAAGGCGGCCGCCATACGCCGTTCTTCAAGGGCTACCGCCCGCAGTTCTACTTCCGCACCACCGACGTGACCGGCAACATCCACCTCCCCGAGAACGTGGAGATGGTCATGCCGGGCGACAACATCGAGCTCGAGGTCGAGCTCATCTGCACGATCGCGTGCGAAGAGGGTGTGAAGTTCGCGATCCGCGAGGGCGGCAAGACCGTCGGCGCCGGCGTCGTGACCAAGATCATCACCTGA
- a CDS encoding tetratricopeptide repeat protein, translating into MDPPTDPLLRTVMDGSAAADAGVADIGPEIGRYLVIDQIGAGGMGRVFRAYDPKLGREVALKRLHVRVGPRSNDGARMLREAKAMAQLAHPNVVSVFDVDLDHGALFIAMEYVEGVTLRTWLRRRAPSWRAVLGMFVQAGRGLAAAHAQGIVHRDFKPANVIVGTDGRARVMDFGLARAASDDDSGIFDAVPDAFAPRVEGDDGDAVIDVGDTLTADGTVVGTPPYMAPEQHVAEPVDARTDQYAFCVSLWEALYGAVPFTGRDLGELAAAKLMGSPKAPTGARVPAALQAVLQRGLQPRPEHRWPDMDALLDELQRRTMPRRWGAPVALAAVAAVAGVLWWQRAPACSDVASAHAQVFDDDARARVDAALSASRLSYAADTRTRVLASLDAWSQAWAQAHVEACEATRVHHEQSDEALDLRMACLRARAGELNTVTDLLAAGDDAVLERAVELTLGLGPLEGCADASALRERTAPGDSPQQRAAIDDVRARLEQARLQSRAGRHEAALELAEQARADALAIDHPPLHAEAELAVGMLLDALDRPEPARASFERALDTALAHRAQHTAASAAVELTSLLSNENGSAEPSMWLARTALGLAQGDGSDPRLVADAMLVYGEVFADRELELEAEPYFAGALTQLEQAVGPEHPDLIGVLIANAQLLHVLGRIEQCNAYLQRALAIAEAAFGPDHPKVASALTQLGWSALGDGHIDEALADFDRGLAIVEAAYGPNHDRVWSMMGMRATALGELGRLDEAASATEEALRRMDGRVPEAHPARASTLHNLAHIYSLQGDHSRAAATLRETVRLRRIAGNRGLVAAGLGALGRELVALAQWSDAEAVLREASTLEAASHADDGAYFAFADIELANVLLHAGRREEARGLLETALGKMGPDAFFIGRPEAEFRLAQILWELPAERHRAVALAEAALARMPGIPPNYRDEQEQEIRTWLDQHTLDDPESILVPAPTDAVAPR; encoded by the coding sequence ATGGACCCGCCGACCGATCCGCTGCTGCGCACCGTGATGGACGGGAGCGCCGCCGCGGACGCAGGGGTCGCCGACATCGGCCCCGAGATCGGGCGCTACCTCGTCATCGATCAGATCGGCGCCGGCGGGATGGGCAGGGTCTTCCGTGCCTACGATCCCAAGCTCGGCCGCGAGGTCGCGCTCAAGCGCCTGCACGTGCGCGTGGGCCCGCGCTCGAACGACGGCGCCCGGATGCTGCGCGAGGCCAAGGCGATGGCGCAGCTGGCCCACCCCAACGTGGTCTCGGTGTTCGACGTCGATCTCGACCACGGCGCGCTGTTCATCGCGATGGAGTACGTCGAAGGCGTCACGCTGCGTACGTGGTTGCGGCGACGCGCGCCGAGCTGGCGTGCGGTGCTCGGCATGTTCGTGCAGGCCGGCCGCGGCCTCGCGGCCGCGCACGCGCAGGGCATCGTGCATCGCGACTTCAAGCCCGCCAACGTCATCGTCGGCACCGACGGTCGCGCCCGCGTGATGGACTTCGGACTCGCCCGCGCCGCCAGTGACGACGACTCGGGGATCTTCGACGCAGTGCCCGACGCATTCGCGCCGCGCGTCGAGGGCGACGACGGAGATGCGGTGATCGACGTCGGCGACACCCTGACGGCCGACGGCACGGTGGTGGGCACGCCGCCGTACATGGCGCCGGAGCAGCACGTCGCCGAGCCGGTCGACGCGCGGACGGATCAGTATGCCTTCTGCGTGTCGCTGTGGGAGGCGCTGTACGGCGCGGTGCCGTTCACGGGACGCGATCTCGGCGAACTGGCGGCCGCGAAGCTGATGGGCTCGCCGAAGGCCCCCACGGGCGCGCGCGTGCCGGCGGCCCTGCAGGCGGTGCTGCAGCGGGGCCTGCAGCCGCGACCGGAGCATCGCTGGCCCGACATGGACGCGCTGCTCGACGAGCTGCAGCGGCGCACGATGCCGCGGCGCTGGGGCGCCCCGGTGGCACTCGCTGCGGTCGCTGCGGTGGCGGGCGTCCTGTGGTGGCAACGCGCGCCGGCGTGCAGCGATGTCGCGAGTGCCCACGCGCAGGTGTTCGACGACGACGCGCGCGCGCGGGTCGACGCGGCGCTCTCGGCTTCGCGCCTGAGCTACGCCGCCGACACCCGCACGCGGGTGCTCGCGAGCCTCGACGCCTGGTCGCAGGCATGGGCGCAGGCCCACGTGGAGGCCTGCGAGGCGACGCGGGTGCATCACGAGCAGTCGGACGAGGCCCTCGATCTGCGGATGGCTTGCCTGCGGGCGCGCGCGGGTGAGCTGAACACCGTGACCGATCTCCTCGCCGCCGGCGACGACGCGGTGCTCGAGCGGGCGGTCGAGCTGACCCTCGGCCTCGGCCCGCTCGAGGGTTGCGCGGACGCATCGGCGTTGCGCGAGCGCACCGCGCCCGGCGACTCGCCACAGCAGCGCGCCGCGATCGACGACGTGCGCGCGCGGCTCGAACAGGCCCGCCTACAGTCCCGCGCCGGTCGACACGAGGCCGCGCTCGAGCTCGCCGAGCAGGCTCGCGCCGACGCGCTGGCGATCGATCACCCGCCGCTGCACGCCGAGGCCGAGCTCGCGGTCGGCATGCTGCTCGACGCACTCGATCGCCCCGAGCCAGCGCGGGCGTCGTTCGAGCGAGCGCTCGACACGGCGCTGGCCCATCGTGCGCAACACACCGCCGCGAGCGCGGCCGTCGAGCTCACCTCGCTGCTGTCGAACGAGAACGGCTCGGCCGAGCCGTCCATGTGGTTGGCCCGCACCGCCCTGGGGCTCGCGCAGGGCGACGGCAGCGATCCGCGGCTGGTCGCCGACGCGATGCTGGTCTACGGCGAGGTCTTCGCCGACCGCGAGCTCGAGCTCGAGGCCGAGCCGTACTTCGCGGGCGCGCTGACGCAGCTCGAGCAGGCGGTCGGCCCCGAGCATCCGGATCTGATCGGTGTCCTCATCGCCAACGCGCAGCTGTTGCACGTGCTCGGTCGCATCGAGCAGTGCAACGCGTATCTGCAGCGCGCGCTCGCAATCGCCGAGGCCGCCTTTGGTCCCGATCATCCCAAGGTGGCGTCGGCGCTCACGCAGCTGGGCTGGTCGGCGTTGGGCGACGGCCACATCGACGAAGCGCTGGCGGACTTCGATCGCGGTCTCGCGATCGTCGAGGCCGCCTATGGCCCCAACCATGACCGCGTGTGGTCGATGATGGGCATGCGCGCGACGGCGCTCGGCGAGCTCGGCCGGCTCGACGAGGCCGCGAGCGCGACCGAAGAGGCGCTTCGGCGCATGGATGGTCGCGTGCCCGAGGCCCACCCGGCGCGCGCATCGACGCTGCACAACCTCGCCCACATCTACTCGCTGCAGGGCGATCACAGCCGCGCCGCCGCGACGCTGCGCGAGACGGTGCGGTTGCGAAGGATCGCCGGCAACCGCGGCCTGGTCGCCGCGGGCCTCGGCGCGCTGGGACGCGAGCTGGTCGCGCTCGCGCAGTGGAGCGACGCCGAGGCCGTGCTGCGCGAGGCCTCGACCCTCGAGGCCGCCTCGCACGCCGACGACGGGGCCTACTTCGCGTTCGCGGACATCGAGCTCGCCAACGTCCTCCTCCACGCGGGCCGACGGGAGGAGGCCCGCGGGCTGCTCGAGACGGCGCTGGGAAAGATGGGGCCCGACGCCTTCTTCATCGGGCGGCCCGAGGCCGAGTTCAGGCTCGCGCAGATCCTGTGGGAGCTCCCCGCCGAGCGACATCGCGCCGTCGCACTGGCCGAGGCCGCGCTGGCGCGCATGCCCGGCATCCCGCCCAACTACCGCGACGAGCAGGAGCAGGAGATCCGAACCTGGCTCGATCAGCACACGCTCGACGACCCGGAGAGCATCCTGGTGCCGGCACCGACGGACGCGGTCGCACCGCGCTGA
- the ccoS gene encoding cbb3-type cytochrome oxidase assembly protein CcoS, with protein sequence MGVLYALIPLAALIVAVALLAFRWAVRSGQFDDLDTPPLRVVFDDSTEGETKS encoded by the coding sequence ATGGGCGTCCTTTATGCGCTGATCCCCCTCGCCGCCCTCATCGTGGCGGTCGCACTGCTGGCATTCCGCTGGGCAGTGCGCTCGGGCCAATTCGACGACCTCGACACCCCTCCTTTGCGCGTCGTGTTCGACGACTCCACCGAAGGCGAGACCAAGTCATGA